In one uncultured Methanoregula sp. genomic region, the following are encoded:
- a CDS encoding sodium:solute symporter family protein yields MAVNPLTMTALVLVYIAATLIIGYIGYKKTKNAEDYLVAGRDSHPVIIALSYGATFISTSAIIGFGGAAANMGMGLIWLTVLNIGLGILLAFVLFGKKTREIGQRLSAVTFPDLMCKIYKSPLLQYIAGFIIVISMPLYTAAILIGGARFIEPTLGISYSTSLILFALITAVYVVFGGLIAVMYTDAFQGTIMLIGMTVLLALTLIVVGGFTTGTTALTNMAHLVPKALADQGMTGWTTMPVLWSPLWFTLVTTLVMGVGIGVLAQPQLVVRFMTAKDNKSLNRAILVGGPFILMMTGVAFTVGALSNVYFFQTSGQIAIDAAGGNVDAIMPLFINGAMPDIFVVIFLLTLLAAAMSTLSALYHAMGTALICDLWGRGKACALSMRAHQYGIILMMVVSTLLAFLLPISIIARATAMFMGLCACAFLPAFAVGVYAKAPSTRAALWSMVTGAVIWFVWTAFFHAAEAKPLGLCQALFGKVTLLGSPWNAVDPIVIALPVSLVVMIILQCQYGKDQPAVAVPA; encoded by the coding sequence ATGGCAGTTAATCCTCTGACGATGACCGCGCTTGTCCTCGTTTACATCGCAGCTACGCTCATCATTGGTTACATCGGCTATAAAAAGACAAAGAATGCCGAGGACTACCTCGTTGCCGGCCGGGACAGCCACCCGGTGATCATCGCCCTCTCGTACGGTGCCACCTTCATCTCCACTTCTGCAATCATTGGATTTGGGGGTGCGGCAGCAAACATGGGAATGGGGCTCATCTGGCTCACGGTCCTGAACATTGGTCTTGGGATCCTTCTCGCCTTCGTCCTGTTCGGTAAGAAGACGCGGGAGATCGGCCAGCGGCTTTCTGCGGTTACGTTTCCGGACCTTATGTGCAAGATCTACAAGTCTCCGCTCCTCCAGTATATCGCGGGCTTCATCATCGTAATTTCAATGCCGCTCTATACTGCGGCCATCCTGATTGGCGGGGCACGGTTCATTGAACCCACGCTCGGCATCTCCTATTCCACGTCGCTGATTCTCTTCGCTCTTATCACGGCGGTTTATGTGGTATTCGGTGGGCTCATCGCCGTCATGTACACGGATGCCTTCCAGGGGACGATCATGCTGATCGGCATGACCGTCCTCCTTGCCCTCACCCTTATTGTTGTGGGTGGATTCACGACAGGAACCACTGCGCTCACGAATATGGCGCACCTTGTTCCAAAAGCTCTCGCGGACCAGGGAATGACGGGCTGGACCACAATGCCGGTGCTCTGGTCTCCCCTGTGGTTCACCCTAGTCACGACACTGGTCATGGGTGTGGGTATCGGGGTTCTCGCCCAGCCTCAGCTGGTAGTTCGGTTCATGACGGCAAAGGACAATAAGTCCTTAAACCGGGCGATACTTGTCGGCGGACCGTTCATCCTGATGATGACCGGGGTTGCGTTCACGGTAGGTGCACTCAGCAACGTGTACTTCTTCCAGACCTCGGGCCAGATCGCCATTGATGCTGCCGGAGGAAATGTGGATGCGATCATGCCGCTCTTCATCAACGGGGCAATGCCTGATATCTTTGTGGTGATCTTCCTGCTCACCCTGCTCGCAGCTGCCATGTCCACGCTCAGTGCGCTCTACCATGCGATGGGGACAGCACTTATCTGTGATCTCTGGGGGAGAGGCAAGGCCTGTGCTCTCTCGATGCGGGCACACCAGTATGGCATCATCCTGATGATGGTGGTCTCCACACTTCTTGCATTCCTGCTTCCCATCAGTATCATTGCCCGGGCAACTGCAATGTTCATGGGTCTTTGTGCCTGCGCTTTTTTACCGGCATTTGCCGTGGGAGTCTATGCCAAAGCCCCGTCCACGAGGGCAGCTCTCTGGAGTATGGTCACCGGTGCGGTGATCTGGTTTGTCTGGACAGCATTTTTCCATGCAGCAGAAGCGAAACCTCTGGGTCTCTGCCAGGCTCTTTTCGGCAAAGTCACCCTGCTGGGCTCTCCCTGGAATGCCGTGGATCCGATTGTTATTGCCCTTCCCGTATCTCTCGTGGTCATGATCATCCTGCAATGCCAGTACGGCAAAGACCAGCCGGCTGTAGCAGTCCCCGCGTGA
- a CDS encoding symporter small accessory protein has protein sequence MIFGIPDPQILLGYGLAIGLALACIVYGLLNWNKGGNSDGS, from the coding sequence ATGATTTTTGGAATTCCCGATCCGCAGATATTGCTCGGCTATGGTCTTGCCATCGGCTTAGCGCTGGCGTGTATTGTGTATGGTTTGCTGAACTGGAACAAGGGAGGCAACAGCGATGGCAGTTAA